A stretch of Mesorhizobium sp. M2A.F.Ca.ET.046.03.2.1 DNA encodes these proteins:
- the ccoO gene encoding cytochrome-c oxidase, cbb3-type subunit II, translated as MGLIDKHAIIEKNATLLLVGSLLVVTVGGIVEIAPLFYLDNTIEKVDGMRPYSPLELAGRNIYVREGCYLCHSQMIRPFRDEVERYGHYSLAAESMYDHPFQWGSKRTGPDLARVGDRYSNSWHVQHLSDPRSVVPESIMPNYAFLKDKPIEVKDFSTHLIANRRVGVPYSDDMIANANVDLMAQADPNADSSGLEKRYPKAKVGDLDGNPQQVTEMDALVAYLQMLGTLVDFKTYDDAAGYR; from the coding sequence ATGGGCTTGATCGACAAACACGCGATCATCGAGAAGAACGCCACGCTTCTCCTCGTTGGCTCGCTGCTCGTGGTGACTGTCGGCGGCATCGTCGAGATAGCGCCGCTCTTCTATCTCGACAACACAATCGAGAAGGTCGATGGCATGCGGCCCTACTCGCCGCTCGAACTCGCCGGACGCAACATCTACGTGCGCGAGGGCTGCTATCTCTGCCATAGCCAGATGATCCGGCCATTCCGCGATGAAGTCGAGCGTTATGGCCACTACAGCCTGGCGGCAGAGTCCATGTACGACCACCCGTTCCAGTGGGGGTCCAAGCGGACGGGACCCGATCTCGCGCGCGTCGGCGACCGCTACTCCAACAGCTGGCATGTCCAGCATCTCAGCGACCCGCGCTCCGTCGTGCCGGAGTCGATCATGCCCAACTATGCCTTTCTGAAAGACAAACCGATAGAGGTGAAGGACTTCTCGACGCATCTCATCGCCAACCGGCGCGTCGGCGTCCCCTACTCCGATGACATGATCGCCAATGCCAATGTCGACCTGATGGCGCAGGCCGACCCGAATGCCGACAGCTCCGGCCTCGAGAAACGCTATCCGAAAGCCAAGGTCGGCGACCTGGACGGTAACCCGCAGCAGGTGACCGAGATGGATGCCCTCGTCGCGTATCTGCAAATGCTGGGAACACTGGTCGATTTCAAGACCTATGACGATGCAGCCGGCTACCGCTGA
- the trbL gene encoding P-type conjugative transfer protein TrbL gives MNDLGVIDRFMETFIRYIDSGFGLLSVDVAFLTTILIGIDVTLAGLAWAFGGEPNILGRLLRKVLYVGVFAFILNNFKTLADIIYRSFAGLGINASSGNLSADNLLHPGRIAATGFEGAWPLLDQASQLLGFPEIFGNALTIFVLLLAWFLVIIAFFILSIQLFITILEFKLTTLAGFVLVPFALWNRSSFLAERVLGNVISSGIKVMVLAVIVGIGSTLFGEFASALQGKEPDLAAAMSQVLGALALLGLGIFGPGIASGLVSGAPQLGAGAALGTTAAAAGASLVAGGAAFAGARMATGGGLTAIRAGTTMGSAVSSAWQLGRATSPETGLSGVAAGMQGVAGAASGTAMRAARSAGGSFRRSADAGREAAWTATGGAPTPSMTGGPSSTAAGTAPNWAKRLRSEQTARAHRHAAVQAVRDGDRPGGSANPSLNDKDD, from the coding sequence ATGAACGACCTTGGCGTCATCGATCGCTTCATGGAGACTTTTATCCGCTATATCGATAGCGGGTTCGGTCTGCTTTCGGTCGACGTCGCCTTCCTCACTACGATTCTAATTGGCATCGACGTCACCCTGGCAGGCCTCGCCTGGGCATTCGGGGGCGAGCCCAACATTCTCGGCCGCCTCCTCCGCAAGGTGCTCTATGTCGGCGTCTTCGCCTTCATCCTGAACAATTTCAAAACCCTTGCCGACATCATCTATCGGTCTTTTGCCGGTCTCGGCATCAATGCTTCTTCCGGCAATCTATCGGCCGACAATCTGCTGCATCCAGGCCGCATTGCCGCGACGGGCTTCGAGGGCGCGTGGCCGCTTCTCGATCAGGCGAGCCAGCTTCTTGGCTTCCCCGAAATTTTTGGCAACGCCCTCACCATCTTCGTGCTGCTCTTGGCCTGGTTCCTGGTCATCATCGCCTTTTTCATTCTCTCCATCCAGCTCTTCATCACCATCCTGGAATTCAAACTCACGACGTTGGCAGGCTTCGTTCTCGTGCCCTTCGCGCTGTGGAACCGCTCGTCGTTTCTCGCTGAACGCGTGCTCGGCAACGTGATCTCGTCGGGCATCAAGGTGATGGTGCTCGCCGTCATTGTCGGTATCGGCTCCACGCTCTTCGGCGAGTTCGCTTCGGCGCTCCAGGGCAAGGAGCCCGACCTGGCGGCGGCCATGTCACAGGTGCTGGGCGCGCTGGCGCTGCTTGGGCTCGGCATTTTCGGGCCTGGGATCGCCTCGGGTCTTGTCTCCGGCGCGCCACAACTTGGCGCGGGCGCAGCACTTGGGACTACCGCGGCGGCAGCCGGTGCGTCGCTGGTGGCCGGAGGTGCGGCATTCGCCGGCGCGCGCATGGCAACTGGCGGCGGGCTTACCGCCATCCGAGCCGGTACGACCATGGGCTCGGCGGTTTCCTCGGCGTGGCAGTTGGGACGAGCAACCTCGCCCGAGACCGGCCTGTCCGGCGTGGCTGCTGGAATGCAGGGCGTGGCGGGTGCCGCCAGCGGTACCGCGATGCGAGCGGCACGATCTGCTGGCGGAAGCTTCCGGCGCAGCGCTGATGCCGGACGCGAAGCCGCATGGACCGCCACCGGCGGCGCGCCGACCCCGTCGATGACCGGGGGCCCGTCCAGTACGGCCGCTGGCACCGCGCCCAATTGGGCAAAGCGCTTGCGTTCTGAACAGACTGCTCGTGCTCATCGCCACGCCGCCGTGCAAGCCGTCCGTGACGGTGACAGGCCTGGAGGCAGCGCCAATCCCTCTCTCAACGACAAGGACGACTAG
- the ccoP gene encoding cytochrome-c oxidase, cbb3-type subunit III: protein MSDEHIDEVSGISTTGHEWDGIRELNHPLPRWWVITFYITVGWAVAYTMAYPAWPMLYSATKGVLGYSSRNDVKNELAAAEAAKGKYAAAVESKSVAEITSDYALREFAVAAGGAAFKVNCTQCHGSGAEGSKGFPNLNDDDWLWGGTTEQIQQTIAHGIRFASDPDTRLSEMPAFGDVITADQIAQVSAYVASLSGKVRDASLIEPGARIFAENCVACHGDNAKGNKELGAPDLTDAIWLYGSGETAVAVQVRAPKHGVMPAWIGRLGETKVKELAVYVHSLGGGE, encoded by the coding sequence ATGAGCGATGAGCACATCGACGAAGTCTCGGGCATCTCAACGACCGGTCATGAATGGGACGGGATAAGGGAGCTCAACCACCCATTGCCCCGATGGTGGGTGATAACCTTCTACATCACTGTCGGTTGGGCGGTGGCTTATACAATGGCGTATCCGGCTTGGCCCATGCTGTATTCTGCGACCAAGGGTGTGCTTGGGTATTCCAGCCGCAACGATGTCAAGAATGAACTGGCGGCGGCGGAAGCGGCGAAAGGCAAATACGCCGCGGCGGTGGAGTCGAAAAGCGTCGCTGAAATTACCTCGGACTATGCCTTGCGCGAATTCGCGGTCGCGGCCGGCGGCGCCGCATTCAAGGTCAACTGCACGCAGTGCCATGGCTCCGGCGCCGAAGGGTCGAAAGGTTTTCCAAACCTGAACGACGATGACTGGCTGTGGGGCGGCACGACCGAGCAGATCCAGCAAACGATCGCGCATGGCATCCGCTTCGCGTCAGATCCGGACACGCGCCTGTCGGAAATGCCGGCCTTCGGCGACGTCATCACCGCCGATCAGATCGCACAGGTGAGCGCCTACGTTGCCAGCCTGTCCGGCAAGGTCCGCGATGCAAGCCTTATTGAACCCGGCGCCAGGATCTTCGCCGAAAACTGCGTCGCCTGTCACGGCGACAATGCGAAAGGCAACAAGGAACTCGGCGCACCCGACCTGACGGACGCGATCTGGCTCTACGGGTCCGGCGAGACAGCCGTCGCCGTCCAGGTCCGTGCGCCGAAGCACGGCGTCATGCCGGCGTGGATCGGGCGTCTCGGCGAGACCAAGGTTAAGGAACTTGCGGTTTATGTTCATTCGCTTGGCGGCGGAGAATAG
- a CDS encoding Crp/Fnr family transcriptional regulator gives MTVQQDIHSSGIPVLCLSCAARHRGICGALDRNHLVGLAKTSSRHKIEPGVELIADAAAVDSYSNMLSGVVKLTKCLSDGRQQIVGLRFAPDFLGRPFKVKSTINVQAATSVSLCSFPKAAVERIMKESPELQLRLLKQTLNELDEALEWMVTLGRKTAPEKVASFLLMIAQNMDSSIDPAARSSCFDLPLTRADISDFLGLTNETVSRQLTRLRADGVIRIKNNRHVTVDSMSRLEQRCGGRGSRQPAFET, from the coding sequence ATGACAGTACAGCAGGACATTCACAGTTCCGGCATTCCCGTTCTTTGCCTGTCTTGCGCCGCACGGCATCGCGGGATCTGTGGTGCGCTCGATCGAAACCATTTGGTTGGGCTCGCCAAGACTTCGTCTCGGCACAAAATCGAGCCGGGGGTCGAACTGATCGCCGACGCCGCGGCTGTCGACAGCTATTCAAACATGCTTTCAGGCGTTGTGAAGCTGACGAAGTGCCTTTCGGACGGCCGCCAGCAGATTGTCGGTCTTCGGTTCGCACCGGATTTTCTGGGCCGGCCCTTCAAGGTGAAAAGCACGATCAATGTGCAAGCGGCAACCTCCGTCTCGCTGTGCTCGTTTCCGAAGGCGGCCGTTGAACGGATAATGAAGGAATCACCGGAACTCCAGCTTCGCTTGCTCAAGCAGACGCTGAACGAACTCGACGAGGCACTTGAATGGATGGTGACGCTCGGGCGCAAGACCGCACCTGAGAAGGTGGCGAGCTTTCTCCTCATGATCGCCCAGAATATGGATTCCAGTATCGACCCGGCGGCTAGGTCCTCATGCTTCGACCTGCCCCTGACACGTGCCGACATCTCTGATTTCCTTGGACTGACGAACGAGACCGTGAGCCGCCAGCTTACGCGATTGCGGGCTGACGGCGTGATCCGGATCAAGAACAACCGCCATGTAACGGTGGACAGCATGAGCCGGCTGGAGCAGCGCTGCGGCGGCCGAGGCTCGCGGCAACCGGCCTTTGAGACCTAA
- a CDS encoding DUF2274 domain-containing protein — protein sequence MANLKLGKLPDRTPSKITITVSAGLSQALKDYAALYRQTYNESETVAELIPFMLAGFLEGDRAFARARKESLPAAGMSEKSRRVSGSGSE from the coding sequence ATGGCGAACCTGAAATTAGGAAAGCTTCCGGACCGGACGCCTTCCAAGATCACCATTACCGTCAGCGCGGGCCTCAGCCAAGCACTGAAGGACTACGCGGCGCTGTACCGTCAGACCTACAATGAGTCCGAGACAGTAGCTGAGCTCATTCCGTTCATGCTGGCCGGCTTCTTGGAAGGCGATCGCGCGTTTGCCAGGGCCAGAAAGGAAAGCTTGCCTGCCGCCGGCATGTCAGAGAAATCGCGACGCGTGTCAGGTTCAGGTTCCGAGTAA
- a CDS encoding hemerythrin domain-containing protein, which yields MNLCDSLESIADALPNVDRLKCLGTAKKIVPLLRDIHGLQETVIFPAYEAQLTPAEAKLASTSRLRVEHLEDQCFASEVAETLLAIGHGNPIESPEAVGFMLRGFFEGLRRHIAFEREHVLPRIAISDVGA from the coding sequence CTGAATCTCTGCGACTCGCTGGAAAGCATTGCCGATGCACTGCCGAACGTCGACCGCCTCAAATGTCTTGGAACGGCCAAGAAAATCGTTCCGCTGCTCCGTGACATTCATGGGCTTCAGGAGACGGTGATTTTCCCTGCGTATGAGGCGCAGTTGACGCCGGCCGAGGCCAAACTTGCCTCCACCAGCCGGTTGCGCGTCGAGCACCTTGAGGATCAATGCTTCGCTAGCGAGGTGGCCGAAACGCTCCTAGCGATAGGTCATGGTAATCCGATAGAGAGTCCGGAAGCTGTCGGGTTCATGCTACGAGGCTTCTTCGAAGGCTTGCGGCGACACATCGCTTTCGAACGCGAGCACGTCCTGCCGCGGATCGCAATAAGCGACGTAGGCGCTTAG
- the trbG gene encoding P-type conjugative transfer protein TrbG, whose amino-acid sequence MTNRAPSFRAALILSASAVVLSACASKPVPPPQISYDTADFKPAAVEKPPEKPVKIVEVPKPLPLPGQLQPDPGKIVDDKRSPEERVADANQAATQQPTKYGYVNAVQVYPFTDGALYQLYAAPGRVTDIALQPGEKLTAVSAGDTVRWVIGDTVSGTGDNQRTHVLVKPFAPALSTNLVITTERRTYHLQLQSTEKTAMAAISWTYSEDQIIALRQRNTQADAAMPAASNVALENIRFRYSISGDTPPWRPTRAFDDGNKVYIEFPRRIDQGEAPPLFIVGADGSNQLVNYRMRGNYYIVDRLFAAAELRLGSKQQQVVRIIRVDGRQPPRRIPLFARSSR is encoded by the coding sequence ATGACAAATAGAGCACCATCGTTCCGTGCAGCACTGATCCTGTCCGCGTCAGCAGTCGTCCTCTCCGCCTGCGCGTCGAAGCCGGTGCCGCCGCCTCAGATTTCCTATGACACTGCCGACTTCAAACCGGCTGCGGTCGAGAAACCGCCGGAGAAGCCGGTCAAGATCGTCGAGGTACCAAAGCCCCTGCCGCTGCCAGGCCAGTTGCAGCCTGACCCTGGCAAGATTGTCGACGACAAACGCTCTCCCGAAGAACGCGTCGCCGACGCCAACCAGGCGGCAACGCAGCAACCCACCAAGTATGGCTATGTCAATGCGGTTCAGGTCTATCCCTTCACAGATGGCGCGCTCTATCAGCTCTATGCCGCGCCGGGGCGTGTCACCGATATCGCCCTACAACCGGGCGAGAAGCTAACAGCCGTGTCGGCCGGCGACACGGTGCGCTGGGTCATCGGCGACACCGTCAGCGGCACCGGTGACAATCAGCGCACCCATGTGCTGGTCAAACCGTTCGCCCCGGCGCTTAGCACCAATCTGGTGATCACCACGGAACGGCGCACATACCATTTGCAGCTTCAAAGTACCGAGAAGACTGCCATGGCGGCGATCTCCTGGACCTACAGCGAAGACCAGATCATCGCGTTACGCCAGCGGAATACGCAGGCCGACGCCGCCATGCCGGCAGCTTCAAATGTGGCGCTCGAAAACATTCGCTTCCGCTACTCGATCAGCGGTGACACGCCGCCTTGGCGGCCGACGCGTGCCTTCGACGACGGCAACAAGGTTTACATCGAATTCCCGCGTCGCATCGATCAGGGCGAGGCGCCGCCACTCTTCATCGTCGGAGCCGACGGCAGCAACCAGCTCGTCAACTACCGCATGCGCGGCAACTACTACATCGTTGACCGTCTGTTCGCCGCGGCCGAACTGCGCCTGGGCAGCAAGCAGCAGCAAGTGGTCCGCATCATCAGGGTCGACGGCCGGCAACCGCCGCGGCGAATACCGCTCTTTGCGCGGTCCAGCAGGTGA
- the trbJ gene encoding P-type conjugative transfer protein TrbJ — MMRRRFLSSLITLSLIAKPMADYVQPAYALIVFDPSNYTQNVLSAARALEQINNQIQSLQNQATMLQNMARNLQRLDFSSVGQLTGSLQRIDGLMDQASGLSFDLGKLQDQWREQYPESYDATIKVSDAATAARERWQSAMQAFRQTMGVQSQIVENVRGDGDLLADLVRRSQGAAGALEASQATNQLIALSTKQQMQIQTLLATQFRAEAEDAARKAQSEEAARQTTKRFLGTGTAYPATDH, encoded by the coding sequence ATGATGCGACGCCGCTTTCTATCCAGCCTGATCACTCTTTCCCTGATCGCCAAGCCGATGGCTGACTATGTCCAGCCGGCTTACGCCCTGATCGTGTTCGATCCCTCCAACTATACGCAGAACGTACTCTCGGCGGCGCGCGCATTGGAGCAGATCAACAACCAGATCCAGTCGCTGCAAAACCAGGCCACCATGCTGCAGAACATGGCGCGCAACCTTCAGAGGCTGGATTTTTCCTCGGTCGGCCAACTTACCGGTTCGCTCCAACGGATCGACGGTTTGATGGACCAGGCGAGCGGCCTGAGCTTTGATCTCGGCAAGCTCCAGGACCAGTGGCGAGAGCAGTATCCGGAAAGCTACGATGCCACCATCAAAGTGAGCGATGCGGCCACCGCCGCACGTGAGCGTTGGCAGAGCGCCATGCAGGCATTCCGCCAGACCATGGGTGTGCAGTCGCAGATCGTCGAGAATGTCCGCGGCGACGGCGACCTGCTTGCCGATCTCGTCCGCCGCAGCCAAGGCGCGGCCGGTGCGCTTGAGGCAAGCCAGGCCACCAATCAGCTGATCGCGCTTTCGACCAAGCAGCAGATGCAGATCCAGACGCTGCTCGCGACGCAGTTCCGGGCCGAGGCCGAGGATGCCGCGCGCAAGGCGCAGTCCGAGGAAGCAGCCCGCCAGACGACGAAGCGCTTCCTGGGCACCGGCACGGCCTATCCGGCAACTGATCACTAG
- a CDS encoding TrbI/VirB10 family protein has product MTDSFRPDAPPKLDPEQLQLRASPRRAVRFRRGVIVAIAALGSGAILGVTMIALQGTALRIKERAEDLYNTERKPTAEGLETLPKDYSVMKPKPPVLGPPLPGDLGRPILERQRQLGTAPGQAASAEEQRLAQQAIEARESQVMFRIEIRPGDTKVADNAQGARPPFEAPLAQPDMKDARASVAPAEGDQNNQQRKLDFVSQQSTNGIYNPHALQTPASPHQLMAGSVIAASLITGINSDLPGLVVAQVTENVDDTVTGNTLLIPQGSRLIGTYDSVVAFGQKRALLVWQRIVMPDGSSIEIDNLPATDTAGYAGLEDQVDFHTWQLIKGVALATVLGVGTELSFGDNESDLLKAIRESTQQNVSQAGQRITEKNLNIQPTIIVRPGWPLRVIVHKDIVLRPYTN; this is encoded by the coding sequence ATGACCGACAGTTTCCGACCAGATGCACCGCCGAAACTCGATCCCGAGCAGCTGCAGTTGCGGGCTTCTCCTCGCCGCGCGGTGCGGTTCAGGCGCGGCGTGATCGTCGCCATCGCTGCACTTGGGTCTGGCGCAATTCTGGGCGTCACGATGATAGCGCTTCAGGGGACGGCGTTGCGTATCAAAGAGCGGGCGGAAGACCTCTACAACACCGAGCGTAAGCCAACCGCAGAGGGACTTGAAACGCTCCCCAAGGATTATTCCGTAATGAAGCCGAAGCCTCCCGTGCTTGGGCCACCTCTGCCCGGCGATCTCGGCCGCCCCATTCTTGAACGCCAGCGACAGCTTGGCACCGCCCCGGGGCAGGCGGCCTCCGCCGAGGAGCAGCGGCTTGCCCAGCAGGCGATCGAGGCACGTGAGTCGCAAGTGATGTTCCGGATCGAGATCCGGCCCGGGGACACGAAGGTCGCCGACAATGCGCAGGGAGCGCGGCCGCCGTTTGAAGCACCACTTGCGCAACCCGATATGAAAGACGCAAGGGCTTCCGTTGCACCGGCTGAGGGTGATCAGAACAATCAGCAGCGCAAGCTCGACTTCGTCAGCCAGCAGAGCACAAATGGGATCTATAATCCGCACGCGCTGCAGACTCCGGCTTCGCCCCACCAGCTGATGGCCGGCAGCGTGATCGCCGCAAGCCTCATCACCGGGATCAATTCCGACCTGCCTGGCCTCGTGGTTGCACAGGTCACCGAGAATGTGGACGACACAGTCACCGGCAACACCTTGCTCATCCCGCAGGGCTCGCGGCTCATCGGCACCTATGACAGTGTCGTCGCTTTTGGACAGAAGCGCGCGTTGCTAGTCTGGCAGCGCATCGTGATGCCCGACGGGTCGTCGATTGAAATCGACAATCTGCCAGCGACAGATACTGCCGGCTATGCAGGGCTGGAGGACCAGGTGGATTTCCACACCTGGCAGCTGATCAAGGGAGTTGCTCTAGCCACGGTGTTGGGGGTCGGCACCGAGTTGAGCTTTGGGGACAACGAAAGCGATCTGCTCAAGGCAATCCGCGAATCCACTCAGCAGAACGTCAGTCAAGCTGGCCAGCGCATCACCGAAAAAAACCTCAATATTCAACCCACCATTATCGTCCGTCCTGGTTGGCCGCTGCGCGTCATCGTGCACAAGGACATCGTGCTACGACCATACACAAATTGA
- a CDS encoding cbb3-type cytochrome c oxidase subunit 3, translating into MSYDLMREFADSWGLLAMALFFVGSIAFALRPGGKTQAERAAQIPLKGDRS; encoded by the coding sequence ATGAGCTATGATTTGATGCGGGAATTCGCCGACAGCTGGGGTCTGCTTGCCATGGCGCTCTTCTTCGTCGGCAGCATTGCCTTTGCCTTGCGTCCAGGCGGCAAAACACAGGCCGAGCGAGCCGCCCAGATTCCACTCAAGGGCGACCGATCATGA
- the trbF gene encoding conjugal transfer protein TrbF, giving the protein MLFKRPVQRYGKTPEPVTPYQKAGQLWDERIGSSRVQARNWRLMALGCLAMATGLSGGLVWQSMQSRVVPYIVEVDRFGEARAVARAIRDYEPTDAQIAWHLGRFIQNIRSVSTDPVLVRQNWLAAYDFATDRAARFLNEYAKADDPFGQIGMRSVSVQVTSVVRASDSSFQVKWTEQVFERGSLASTTRWTAILTVVIRPPSNTDQLRNNPLGVFINAIDWSRELDSVAPTPVSPKEPADDK; this is encoded by the coding sequence ATGCTCTTCAAGCGACCCGTTCAACGTTACGGCAAGACGCCCGAGCCGGTCACGCCGTATCAGAAGGCCGGCCAGCTCTGGGATGAGCGCATCGGCTCATCGCGGGTGCAGGCCCGGAACTGGCGCCTGATGGCTCTTGGCTGTCTGGCCATGGCGACTGGGCTCTCCGGCGGCCTCGTTTGGCAGTCGATGCAAAGTCGCGTTGTGCCTTACATCGTCGAGGTCGACCGCTTCGGCGAGGCGCGTGCCGTTGCGCGGGCAATCCGGGACTACGAGCCCACCGACGCGCAGATCGCGTGGCATCTTGGCCGCTTTATCCAGAATATCCGTTCCGTTTCCACCGATCCGGTGCTGGTGCGCCAGAACTGGCTGGCAGCTTACGATTTTGCCACCGACCGCGCCGCACGCTTCCTCAATGAGTATGCCAAGGCGGACGATCCCTTCGGTCAGATCGGCATGCGCAGCGTGTCGGTGCAGGTGACCAGCGTGGTCCGGGCTTCCGACAGCTCGTTCCAGGTCAAATGGACCGAGCAGGTTTTTGAGCGCGGCAGTCTCGCCAGCACGACGCGCTGGACTGCGATCCTCACCGTCGTGATCCGCCCGCCAAGCAATACGGACCAGCTGCGCAACAACCCGCTCGGCGTCTTCATCAACGCAATCGACTGGTCGCGCGAACTCGACAGCGTCGCGCCGACACCCGTTTCCCCGAAGGAGCCCGCCGATGACAAATAG
- the ccoN gene encoding cytochrome-c oxidase, cbb3-type subunit I, producing the protein MKFGTEIILLSLFAFAALVAAGFGVEGPFRQHMWVLFFALTGFTAILLRNWDFKPAAPNRSAYMDGPLRYGAIATVFWGIVGMLVGVIIALQLAFPDLNIPPWFNFGRLRPLHTSGVVFAFGGNALLCTSLYVVQRTCRARLFGGNLAWSVFWGYQLFIVMAATGYLLGITEGREYAEPEWYVDLLLTIVWVAYLIVFLGTILKRKEPHIYVANWFYLSFIVTIAMLHVVNNLSMPASFLGSKSYSAFSGVQDALTQWWYGHNAVGFFLTAGFLGMMYYFVPKQASRPVYSYRLSIIHFWAIIFLYIWAGPHHLHYTALPDWAQTLGMVFSIMLWMPSWGGMINGLMTLSGAWDKLRTDPIIRMMVMAVAFYGMSTFEGPIMSIKTVNSLSHYTDWTIGHVHSGALGWVGMISFGAIYYMVPKLWNRDRLYSLRLVTWHFWLATLGIVVYAAVMWVSGIMQGLMWREYDEQGFLVYSFAETVAAMHPYYVMRAIGGAMYLSGALIMAWNITMTILGYQREEQPLPGSEPALRPAE; encoded by the coding sequence ATGAAATTCGGCACGGAGATCATCCTTTTAAGCCTGTTTGCCTTTGCGGCCCTGGTGGCTGCCGGCTTCGGCGTAGAAGGGCCCTTCCGCCAGCACATGTGGGTTTTGTTCTTCGCACTGACTGGCTTCACCGCGATCTTGCTGCGTAATTGGGATTTCAAGCCCGCGGCGCCGAACCGCTCCGCCTACATGGATGGTCCGCTCCGCTATGGGGCCATCGCAACGGTGTTTTGGGGTATCGTCGGCATGCTGGTCGGCGTCATTATCGCGCTTCAACTCGCCTTCCCCGACCTTAACATCCCACCCTGGTTCAATTTCGGCCGTTTGCGCCCGCTGCACACATCGGGAGTCGTCTTCGCCTTCGGCGGCAACGCACTGCTTTGCACATCGCTGTATGTTGTCCAGCGCACCTGCCGCGCCCGGCTGTTTGGCGGCAATCTGGCCTGGTCTGTGTTCTGGGGTTACCAGCTGTTTATCGTCATGGCCGCGACCGGCTACCTGCTCGGCATCACCGAGGGCCGGGAATATGCCGAACCCGAATGGTATGTGGACCTCTTGCTGACCATCGTCTGGGTCGCCTATCTCATCGTGTTCCTCGGCACCATCCTGAAGCGCAAGGAACCGCATATCTACGTCGCCAACTGGTTCTATCTATCCTTCATCGTGACCATCGCGATGCTGCATGTGGTCAACAACCTGTCGATGCCGGCCTCTTTCCTCGGCTCGAAGAGCTACTCCGCCTTCTCCGGCGTCCAGGACGCCTTGACGCAATGGTGGTATGGCCACAATGCGGTCGGCTTCTTCCTGACGGCCGGCTTCCTCGGCATGATGTATTATTTCGTGCCCAAGCAGGCGAGCCGGCCGGTCTATTCCTACCGGCTGTCGATCATCCACTTCTGGGCGATCATTTTTCTCTACATCTGGGCCGGCCCGCACCACCTGCATTACACCGCCTTACCCGACTGGGCGCAGACGCTCGGGATGGTGTTCTCGATCATGCTGTGGATGCCATCATGGGGCGGCATGATCAACGGCCTGATGACGCTGTCGGGCGCCTGGGACAAGCTGCGCACTGATCCGATCATCCGCATGATGGTGATGGCAGTCGCCTTCTACGGCATGTCGACCTTCGAGGGTCCGATTATGTCGATCAAGACGGTCAATTCGCTGTCGCACTACACGGACTGGACCATCGGGCACGTCCACTCCGGCGCGCTCGGCTGGGTCGGCATGATCTCGTTCGGCGCGATCTACTACATGGTGCCGAAACTGTGGAACCGTGACCGACTCTATTCGCTGCGGCTCGTCACCTGGCATTTCTGGCTGGCAACGCTGGGTATCGTCGTCTACGCGGCGGTGATGTGGGTTTCCGGCATAATGCAGGGCCTCATGTGGCGCGAATACGACGAGCAGGGGTTCCTCGTCTACTCCTTCGCCGAAACCGTCGCGGCCATGCATCCCTACTACGTCATGCGTGCCATCGGCGGTGCGATGTACCTCTCCGGTGCCCTGATCATGGCCTGGAACATCACCATGACCATCCTCGGATACCAGCGCGAAGAACAGCCATTGCCGGGTTCCGAGCCCGCCCTCCGGCCTGCCGAATAG